In Mycoavidus cysteinexigens, a genomic segment contains:
- a CDS encoding 23S rRNA (adenine(2030)-N(6))-methyltransferase RlmJ: protein MLSYRHAFHAGNHADVLKHSIIVHILRHLAQKEKAFWYLDTHAGAGVYELLGAYASQTAEYETGIARLWTQSALPPLLADYIAQVRALNDTEALRFYPGSPWLAWHLTRNQDRLRLFELHPTEIKILRDNFAQLESDGKARTLLHAGDGFSGLKGLLPPPPRRAVVLLDPSYEDKQDYQRVLDTLQQSLQRFATGTYAVWYPQVQRLEAQRFAKQLKHISEKNWLHAALQTCAPPRDGYGLYGSGMFILNPPYSLADNLRTALPYLVQTLGQDSAATFTLEQHTL from the coding sequence ATGCTGAGCTACCGCCACGCCTTTCATGCTGGCAATCATGCCGATGTGCTCAAACATAGCATTATTGTGCACATCTTGCGCCATCTGGCACAGAAAGAAAAAGCTTTTTGGTACCTAGACACGCACGCGGGCGCAGGTGTTTATGAGCTATTGGGCGCCTATGCAAGCCAAACCGCCGAATACGAAACCGGCATTGCCAGGCTCTGGACACAATCCGCTTTGCCCCCTCTGCTAGCAGATTATATCGCCCAAGTGCGCGCTTTGAATGACACTGAAGCTTTACGTTTTTATCCAGGCTCGCCGTGGCTTGCCTGGCACTTGACCCGAAACCAAGACAGGCTACGACTATTTGAACTCCATCCAACTGAAATTAAAATCCTACGCGATAATTTTGCCCAGCTAGAATCTGACGGAAAAGCGCGCACCCTATTACATGCAGGAGATGGCTTTAGCGGGCTCAAGGGATTACTCCCGCCCCCGCCGCGACGAGCGGTCGTACTCCTCGATCCTTCTTACGAAGACAAACAAGACTATCAGCGCGTATTGGATACGCTACAACAAAGCTTACAGCGCTTTGCGACAGGCACATATGCAGTTTGGTATCCGCAGGTCCAACGGCTTGAAGCGCAACGCTTTGCCAAACAGCTCAAACACATATCAGAAAAAAACTGGCTGCATGCTGCGCTGCAAACCTGCGCCCCGCCGCGGGATGGCTATGGCTTATATGGCAGTGGTATGTTTATACTGAATCCGCCTTACTCATTAGCAGACAACCTAAGAACCGCTTTACCCTATCTAGTGCAGACACTTGGGCAGGATAGCGCGGCCACCTTTACGCTTGAGCAGCACACACTATGA